AACAACAACCTGACGCGGGGCAAGCCAGAAGGGCAGTTTGCCGGCGTGCTCCTCGATCAGAATACCGATGAAACGCTCAAAGCTACCGAGCGTGGCGCGGTGCAGCATCACGGGGCGGTGCTTGTCGCCATCCTTGCCAATGTAGGTTGCATCGAGGCGTTCTGGCAGAACGAAATCGACCTGATGCGTGCCACATTGCCAGTCACGCCCGATTGCGTCAGTGAGGACAAACTCAAGCTTAGGGCCATAGAATGCGCCTTCACCTGGGTTCAGTGTTGGCTCGATTCCTGCGGCGCGGGTGGCTGACAAGAGCGCAGCCTCGGCCTTGTCCCAGACTTCATCAGAGCCAGCGCGAGCTTCGGGGCGGTCAGAGAATTTGACGGAGAAGCTCTCAAAGCCGAGGTCTTTGTAGATCATCGAGAGGAAATTGATGAAATCAGCTGTTTCGCTTTCGATCTGCTCTTCGGTGCAGAAGATATGGCCGTCATCCTGTGTGAAGCCACGGACCCGCATGATGCCGTGGAGCGCGCCTGAGGGCTCGTAGCGGTTGCAGGAGCCAAATTCGGCCATACGCAGCGGCAAATCACGATAGGATTTAAGGCCCTGATTGAAAATCTGGACGTGACAGGGGCAGTTCATCGGCTTGAGTGCATTGACCGCTTTTTCGCGGGCGTGCTCTTCATCGACTTCGACGATGAACATGTTTTCCTGATATTTTTCCCAGTGGCCTGAGGCCTCCCAGAGCTTGCGATCTACGACTTGAGGCGTGTTGACCTCGACATAGCCGCCAGCACGCTGTTGGCGGCGCATATAGTCTTCCAGCGTGGTGTAGATGGTCCAGCCGTTGGGATGCCAGAAGATCTGGCCGGGGGCCTCTTCCTGCATGTGAAAGAGGTCCATTTCGCGGCCCAATTTGCGGTGATCGCGCAGGGCGGCTTCTTCGAGCATTGTCAGATAGGCTTTGAGCTTTTCTTTTCCTGTGAAGGCAACGCCATAGATGCGCTGAAGCATCTCGCGTTTGCTGTCACCGCGCCAGTAGGCGCCCGCAACGCTCATCAGCTTGAAGGCGTCGGCGGGGAGCTGGCCTGTGTGCTGCAAGTGTGGGCCGCGGCAGAGGTCTTGCCACTCGCCATGCCAATACATGCGCAGCGGCTCGTCGCCTGGGATGGCGTCGATCAGCTCGACTTTGAAGGGCTCGCCCTTGTCTTTGTAGTGCTGAACAGCTTTGTCACGCGGCCAGATCTCTGTGCGGACTGTGTCGCGCAGATTGATGATCTCTTTCATCTTTTTTTCGATTGCGCCGAGATCTTCAGGGGTGAAGCTCTCTTCGCGATCAAAGTCATAATACCAGCCATTGTCGATCACTGGGCCGATTGTCACTTTGACATCAGGCCAAAGCTCTTGCACCGCGCGGGCCATGACGTGAGCAAAGTCGTGGCGGATCAGCTCGTTGGCCTGATCTTCGTCTTTGAGCGTGTGTATGGCGATGTCGGCATTGGCTTCAATCGGCCAAGCGAGGTCGTAATGCTCGCCATTTACAGTGGCCGAGATTGCCTTTTTGGCGAGGCTTGTTGAGATATCGGCGGCAACTTCGGCGGCGGTTATGCCTGCGGCGTAGTCGCGTGAATTGCCATCGGGAAGGGTCAGGGAAATCTGGCTCATGGCCTAGCTCCTCGTCAGTTTGGCGCCTACGAAAGCGCCCGGTTGCGGGTATGGTTCGCTGGGTAAGTGCGACACGAGGGCTGAATTGTCAAGCGCAAGCGGGGGGCTTGGCAGGGGAACGGCTCTGAGGCAGAGTGAGGCTGAAGAAGGAGCATTTTCATGAGCCAAGCCCATTACTTTGACACGCCACAGGGACGCAGGATTGCCTATCACAAAAGCGGCGGGGCGGGGCCTTGTCTTGTGTTTTGTGGTGGGCTCAAGTCAGACATGGAAGGCACGAAAGCTGTGCACCTTGAGGCATGGGCCAAGGCGCGGGGCCTTGCTTTTTTGCGGTTTGACTATTCGGGGCATGGCGAAAGCTCGGGCGCTTTTGAAGACGGCTGCATTGGCGACTGGCATGAGGACACTCTGGCGATCCTTGAGGCGGTGACGGAGGGGCCTTTGTGTGTTGTAGGCTCGTCGATGGGGGGCTGGCAGGCGCTGCTTCTGGCGCGGGCCATTCCTCGGCGGATCAAGGGGCTTGTGACCATCGCAGCGGCGCCTGATTTCACTGAAGATGGCTATTGGGCGAATTTCACCGACGCGCAGAAGGCAGAGCTTGAGGCGGTGGGGCATGTGGCGCTGCCTTCAGATTACATGGAACCATATATTATTACCAAGCGGATGATTGAGGACGGGCGCACCCATCTGGTTTTGCGTGATCGTCTCGAGCTGCCTTTTCCTGTGCGCTTTTTGCAGGGGACGGCGGATACGGCTGTCAGCGTTGCGACGGCTGTGCGGCTGCTGGAGCATTCGGAGGGGCCGGATATAAGGCTCAATCTGGTGAAGGATGCGGACCACCGCTTTTCTGATGCAGTTTGTTTGACGCTTATAGAGGAGGCGGTTGCAGATGTGATCGCGGCTGCATGAGACGCTTTGGAAAATGGCTTGGGCGGGCGCTTCTGAGCTGTGCCGCGCTTGGCTCTCTGCTTTACTTTTTGGGGCCATATGAGCCTGTCGAGACCGATGTGAGCTTTGATCCGCAGCGCTTTGGTGAAGGGGTTGAAGCGTATTTTTCGAGTGTCGAGAGCGCCTATGACGATATCACGGAGGGGGTGCAAAAGCGTGTGGTCTGGGCCGGAGCGGCGGAAGCGCGCACGCCGCTTTCTGTGCTGTATATCCATGGGTTTTCAGCAACTTCGGAGGAAATACGGCCTGTGCCTGACCGTGTGGCCACGGCCTTGGGGGCGAATCTCGTTTACACGCGGCTCACGGGCCATGGGCGTGGCGGGGCAGCTATGGCCGAGGCGAGCGCAGGCGACTGGATGCGCGACACAGCCGAAGCACTCGCCGCGGCGCGGGCTGTTGGGGACGAAGTGATTGTTATCTCGACGTCAACAGGGGGCGCTTTGACTGCACTGGCCATGCTAGACCCTGCGATGCGGGAGGGCGTGAAGGGGGCTGTGTTTGTGTCGCCAAACTTTGGGCTGAAGGACCCTTTGGCATGGGTTTTGACGCTCCCGGCGGCGCGTTTTTTTGTGCCGCTTATTGCGGGTAAGGAACGCTCTTGGGCAGCTGCGAATGCGCAACAGGAAAAATACTGGAGCACGCGCTACCCGACCGTGGCTGTCTTGCCTATGGCGGCGCTTGTGAAGGAGGCTTTGACGCGTGACTATTCGGGTGTGACTGTGCCTGCGTTGTTTCATTACGCTTCTGACGATCAGGTTGTGGATGCGGAAGCGACCGCTAATTTTGCGGCTCATTGGGG
This genomic window from Lentibacter algarum contains:
- the thrS gene encoding threonine--tRNA ligase yields the protein MSQISLTLPDGNSRDYAAGITAAEVAADISTSLAKKAISATVNGEHYDLAWPIEANADIAIHTLKDEDQANELIRHDFAHVMARAVQELWPDVKVTIGPVIDNGWYYDFDREESFTPEDLGAIEKKMKEIINLRDTVRTEIWPRDKAVQHYKDKGEPFKVELIDAIPGDEPLRMYWHGEWQDLCRGPHLQHTGQLPADAFKLMSVAGAYWRGDSKREMLQRIYGVAFTGKEKLKAYLTMLEEAALRDHRKLGREMDLFHMQEEAPGQIFWHPNGWTIYTTLEDYMRRQQRAGGYVEVNTPQVVDRKLWEASGHWEKYQENMFIVEVDEEHAREKAVNALKPMNCPCHVQIFNQGLKSYRDLPLRMAEFGSCNRYEPSGALHGIMRVRGFTQDDGHIFCTEEQIESETADFINFLSMIYKDLGFESFSVKFSDRPEARAGSDEVWDKAEAALLSATRAAGIEPTLNPGEGAFYGPKLEFVLTDAIGRDWQCGTHQVDFVLPERLDATYIGKDGDKHRPVMLHRATLGSFERFIGILIEEHAGKLPFWLAPRQVVVATIVSDADDYAAEVCAALKAAGVRAELDIRNEKINYKVREHSLGKVPVILAVGHREVEERTLTVRRLGEKQTSVTSLDEIVSTLAKSATPPDLL
- a CDS encoding alpha/beta hydrolase, whose protein sequence is MSQAHYFDTPQGRRIAYHKSGGAGPCLVFCGGLKSDMEGTKAVHLEAWAKARGLAFLRFDYSGHGESSGAFEDGCIGDWHEDTLAILEAVTEGPLCVVGSSMGGWQALLLARAIPRRIKGLVTIAAAPDFTEDGYWANFTDAQKAELEAVGHVALPSDYMEPYIITKRMIEDGRTHLVLRDRLELPFPVRFLQGTADTAVSVATAVRLLEHSEGPDIRLNLVKDADHRFSDAVCLTLIEEAVADVIAAA
- a CDS encoding alpha/beta fold hydrolase; this encodes MRRFGKWLGRALLSCAALGSLLYFLGPYEPVETDVSFDPQRFGEGVEAYFSSVESAYDDITEGVQKRVVWAGAAEARTPLSVLYIHGFSATSEEIRPVPDRVATALGANLVYTRLTGHGRGGAAMAEASAGDWMRDTAEALAAARAVGDEVIVISTSTGGALTALAMLDPAMREGVKGAVFVSPNFGLKDPLAWVLTLPAARFFVPLIAGKERSWAAANAQQEKYWSTRYPTVAVLPMAALVKEALTRDYSGVTVPALFHYASDDQVVDAEATANFAAHWGGAVSEALLADEARVEDSRHVLAGDIVSPEQTEVLSGIILNWINDL